The genomic region ATACAAATTACAAATTTAGACAATCGATCTACTTCACTGCCATAAAATACATGTTTTAAGCTGCGATCGCTGTTGATGAATACAGAAAATTATTTGAATCATCCTACATTTGGGTTGTTATTCCGCATCTGCCTTTTGGAGGAACATCAAGAAGTTTTCACCACGCTCTACGCCCAGCGCTTGTTTTTTTTAGTGACGATTGAAGCTTCAGGGATGAAATTCGAGCCAGTGAGTCGTTCTGAAGCTCGCTTACTATTGGAGACTCGACTGCGATTCTTACGTCGTAACGGTCAATACCAAGAGTACGATCGATTACAGAAGATTTTGCAAGCCACCTTCCAATGACTAATCAGATTGCCGAACGTATTGCGCTTATCCGTCAACAACTACCAGCTACCGTCCGGTTAATCGCCGTCACCAAGCAGGTATCCGTAGAGGCGATGCGAGTAGCATATCAAGCTGGAATTCGGGATTTTGGCGAAAGTCGCATTCAAGAAGCCGCTAGCAAACAGCAACAATTACAAGATTTACCAGACATCACTTGGCACTTGATTGGTAGTTTGCAAAGCAACAAAGCCAAAAGAGCTGTAGAACTTTTTCAATGGATTCATTCTCTCGATAGCTTAAAGTTGGCTCAACGTCTAGACCGAATGGCACAAGAGTTATGTTGCCGTCCTCAAATGTGTTTGCAGGTCAAAATTCTCAGCGATCCGAATAAGTCCGGTTGGACTATTCCCGACTTGTTAGCCAGCTTACCAGAACTAAATCGCTGTCGTAACCTGCAAATCGAAGGCTTGATGGCAATTCCACCCTTAGATTTGAATGATGCCGAAATTCTCAATCTCTTCGAGCAAACTCGCGATTTAGCTGACAAAATTCGGCAGCAACACTGGTCTAATCTTCAGATGCAGCAGTTATCAATGGGAATGTCTGACGATTACCAATTAGCCGTCCAAGCTGGAGCAACGATGGTACGTTTAGGACGGATAATTTTTGGCGATCGCAGTTATCAGTGACCAGGGAGCAGTGACCAGGGAGCAGTGTAGAGACGTTGCATGCAACGTCTCTACAAACATGTAACGTCTGTACAAAAAAGCGATCGGTGACCGGCGAGCAGTTATTAGCGATCGGTTATCAGTTGACTTCTCGCATAAACCTTGATTCTCAATCTCCGATCCATGCTTTCGCATGTCAAATAACTTTTTGAAGAAAAACCAAAGTGAATATTAAAAATTTCCGAAAAATAGACTTGACAACTGTATACTGTGAAGTCAAAATTCTAGCTGAGAAATAACCGAAACTTGTAAATTTGACTACAAAAAAGGCGATTTATCAAATTTCAAGAATTGCTAAGATTCGCAGTGAAACCTCAAAAAGGCGGATAACATGAACGCCAACTTCCTAAATCATTGCTTATTTGGTAGTTGCTCGAAACGGTTTTTCCCAGTAGATTTGTAGCGTGTAACGCAAGGGAGAGTGAAGTGAGTACGTTTTCTAAGCTGAAGCATTGGCTCGTTGGTACTAACGAAGAGTACGAATACGAAGACGAATTCGATGATGTTGAAGAATCAGGGGATGAGGCATACTCACCCGAACCTACCCCTGTACCAGAAAAAGAAACGCGCCAGCAGCGTCGCTGGAATCAAGTTAACGCAGGTGGTAAAGGGAATGTAATTGATATGCATGGAGCATTGAACGGTAATTACGAAGTAGTTCTGATGGAGCCGCGTTCCTTTGAGGAAATGCCACAAGCCATTCAAGCTCTACGCGATCGCAAGATGGTGGTGTTAAATTTAACAATGATGGAACCAGACCAAGCACAGCGCGCTGTGGATTTTGTGGCTGGCGGAACTTACGCGATGGACGGACACCAAGAGCGAGTGGGTGAAAGCATCTTCCTGTTTACACCGCTATGCGTTCAAGTCACAACTCCAGGAACTCTGGGTCACGACCTCCCACAAGCCGTACCTACACGTCCCCAGCGCATGAGCGCACCCGCACCCGCATGGACGGCTGAATCGACTAGAATAGCTCAATCTGGTTAAAATACGGTTCTTCAGCTCCTAGACGGTCAATCGTCATCAGTCATGAGTCATTGGTTACAAACATCGATAAATACAAATGACAAACGACAAATGACACATGACAAAACAGACTGATAGCTATGAGCCGATCGCTATGGAAAAATCGTCAATTAAGTTAGGTATTATTGGTGGCGGGGTAATGGGAGAAGCCATTTTATCCCGCCTTATTAGTGGGCGAATTTATCAACCTTTAGAAGTCATAGCCAGCGATCCGCAGCCGTCACGTCGCAATTTTTTGCAGCAACAATATGGCATTCAAGTAACAACAGAAAATGCCAAAGTCTTATCGGCAGATACAGTTGTATTGGCAGTAAAACCGCAGATATTTGCAGCAATTAGCCAAGACTTGGCAGATTTATCCAATAAGGACGCACAGCGGTGCGCCCCTACTACAACACAATTGCCGTTGATAATTTCCATCATGGCAGGCGTAACCTTACAGCAGCTAGAGAAGGCTTTTCCTCATTTACCAGTTATTCGGGCAATGCCCAATACCCCTGCTACAGTTGGCGCAGGTATGACGGCGATCGCTCTAGGCGATCGCGCCAGCGACGTTCACAAACAAATTGCCCTGCAACTCTTTTCAGCAGTAGGAGAAGTCGTAGAAGTTTCAGAGTCGCTAATGGATGCCGTTACGGGACTTTCTGGTTCGGGTCCGGCTTACGTAGCCATCTTAGTAGAAGCATTAGCCGATGGTGGCGTAGCCGCAGGCTTACCCCGAAATATTGCTAACCAACTCGCCCAGCAAACTGTCAAAGGCACGTTGCAGCTCCTGCAAGAAACAAGCATTCACCCAGCCGAATTAAAAGATCGCGTCACTAGCCCCGGCGGAACAACAATTGCTGGAGTATCAGCCTTAGAAAAAGCAGGCTTTCGTTCTGCCCTAATTGAAGCCGTAGTTGCCGCAACAAGGCGATCGCGAGAACTGGGAAATCAGTGAGCAGTGAAGAAAGGGTGTGGGGTGTAGGGTGTGGGGTGTAAGGTGTGGGGATTTTGGATATTGAATTGATTTTCCCCACTGCTCCTCTGCTCCTCTGCTCCTCTGCTCCCTGCTCCCTGCTCCCTAAATTTCCAAGATTGGTTACTCTATTAATAAAGGGTGTTGAATAAATTATTGAGTGAAAATTCCCCAACTGCAAGCTGACCTAAATCTAGAGAGTATTTTTCCGTTTGAGCTGGATGAGTTCCAACGACAGGCGATCGCGGCACTGAATGCCAATCGCTCCGTAGTTGTATGTGCGCCTACGGGTTCTGGCAAAACTTTAATAGGGGAATACGCGATCTATCGCGCCCTCTCTAGAGGCAAGAGAGTTTTTTACACTACGCCGCTCAAAGCGCTATCGAATCAAAAATTACGCGACTTTCGCTCTCGCTTTGGGGCAGATTTGGTCGGATTGTTAACAGGCGATGTTTCGATTAACCGTGATGCACCAATCTTGGTGATGACTACGGAAATTTTTCGTAATATGCTCTACGGTACTCCCATTGGTGAAGTGGGAACATCCCTTGAAGGTGTAGAAGCAGTGGTTCTGGATGAATGCCATTACATGAACGATCGCCAGCGGGGGACAGTATGGGAAGAATCTATTATTTATTGTCCGCCAGATATTCAACTGGTGGCACTTTCAGCCACGATCGCCAATAGCGACCAACTGACAGATTGGATCTGTCGCGTTCATGGACCCACGGAGCTAATCTATTCTGAATTTCGTCCCGTCCCGCTCGAATTCTATTTTGGCAATCCTAAAGGAATATTTCCTTTACTCGATCCCAAGACTGGAAAACTCAATCCGCGACTGCGACCGAAAAAGGGTAGTAGCGACAGAAAGCAGGGACCCAGACCGGAAACTCCTAAGTTAATTGACACCGTGGGGCATCTCTACTCTAGAGATATGCTACCAGCCATTTACTTTATTTTCAGCCGTCGCGGTTGCGATAAAGC from Chroococcidiopsis sp. SAG 2025 harbors:
- the pipX gene encoding transcriptional coactivator PipX yields the protein MNTENYLNHPTFGLLFRICLLEEHQEVFTTLYAQRLFFLVTIEASGMKFEPVSRSEARLLLETRLRFLRRNGQYQEYDRLQKILQATFQ
- a CDS encoding YggS family pyridoxal phosphate-dependent enzyme, coding for MTNQIAERIALIRQQLPATVRLIAVTKQVSVEAMRVAYQAGIRDFGESRIQEAASKQQQLQDLPDITWHLIGSLQSNKAKRAVELFQWIHSLDSLKLAQRLDRMAQELCCRPQMCLQVKILSDPNKSGWTIPDLLASLPELNRCRNLQIEGLMAIPPLDLNDAEILNLFEQTRDLADKIRQQHWSNLQMQQLSMGMSDDYQLAVQAGATMVRLGRIIFGDRSYQ
- a CDS encoding cell division protein SepF, giving the protein MSTFSKLKHWLVGTNEEYEYEDEFDDVEESGDEAYSPEPTPVPEKETRQQRRWNQVNAGGKGNVIDMHGALNGNYEVVLMEPRSFEEMPQAIQALRDRKMVVLNLTMMEPDQAQRAVDFVAGGTYAMDGHQERVGESIFLFTPLCVQVTTPGTLGHDLPQAVPTRPQRMSAPAPAWTAESTRIAQSG
- the proC gene encoding pyrroline-5-carboxylate reductase → MTKQTDSYEPIAMEKSSIKLGIIGGGVMGEAILSRLISGRIYQPLEVIASDPQPSRRNFLQQQYGIQVTTENAKVLSADTVVLAVKPQIFAAISQDLADLSNKDAQRCAPTTTQLPLIISIMAGVTLQQLEKAFPHLPVIRAMPNTPATVGAGMTAIALGDRASDVHKQIALQLFSAVGEVVEVSESLMDAVTGLSGSGPAYVAILVEALADGGVAAGLPRNIANQLAQQTVKGTLQLLQETSIHPAELKDRVTSPGGTTIAGVSALEKAGFRSALIEAVVAATRRSRELGNQ